From Psychroflexus torquis ATCC 700755, the proteins below share one genomic window:
- a CDS encoding ion transporter, translated as MTWKEKVHEVIYEADTKAGKVFDIALLIVIVASLVLVILDSVEYISLQYHSLFVTLEWIITIFFTIEYILRVISIKKPKNYIFSFYGIVDFLSTVPLYISLVFAGSGALLSLRALRLLRVFRIFKLVRYSGAGSSVAIALRNSVPKILIFLYSVVIISFIAGTIMYIVEGPEHGYTSIPRGIYWAIVTLTTVGFGDIHPITPLGQFIATIIMLLGYGIIAVPTGIVTAEMAKENFRKNTQVCSNCGENDHRDSAEFCHKCGYSLNKRQQEKEIENED; from the coding sequence ATGACTTGGAAGGAGAAGGTTCATGAAGTGATATACGAAGCAGACACCAAGGCGGGGAAAGTATTTGATATTGCATTATTAATCGTTATTGTAGCAAGTCTCGTTTTGGTCATACTGGATTCTGTTGAATACATTAGCCTTCAATACCATTCCTTATTTGTCACTTTAGAATGGATCATTACTATATTTTTCACGATTGAATATATCCTGAGAGTCATCAGTATAAAAAAACCTAAAAATTATATTTTTAGCTTCTATGGCATTGTAGACTTTCTTTCCACTGTTCCACTATATATTTCTTTGGTTTTTGCTGGCTCTGGAGCCTTATTATCCTTGAGGGCTTTAAGACTACTCAGAGTCTTTAGAATTTTTAAATTGGTAAGATATTCTGGAGCTGGCTCTAGTGTAGCCATTGCCTTAAGAAATAGTGTACCAAAAATTTTAATTTTCCTTTATAGTGTAGTTATTATCTCATTCATAGCGGGAACCATAATGTATATTGTAGAAGGTCCTGAACACGGTTACACTTCTATCCCAAGGGGAATCTATTGGGCCATTGTAACTCTTACCACGGTAGGATTTGGAGATATCCACCCTATAACCCCTTTAGGCCAGTTTATTGCTACTATTATTATGCTACTTGGATATGGTATTATAGCGGTTCCTACAGGTATAGTAACTGCAGAAATGGCAAAAGAAAATTTTAGAAAAAACACACAAGTTTGTTCTAATTGTGGAGAAAATGATCATAGAGATAGTGCAGAATTCTGTCATAAGTGTGGCTATTCACTAAATAAAAGACAACAGGAGAAAGAAATTGAGAATGAAGACTGA
- the miaA gene encoding tRNA (adenosine(37)-N6)-dimethylallyltransferase MiaA produces the protein MKTEESILICIVGPTAIGKTNLSIELANYFSTEILSADSRQFFKEMEIGTGVPSQNELSQAKHRFIQHISIKRDYNVGEFEKEATEVLDTIFKTHSKAILVGGSGLYQKAITEGLDIFPEIPLEIRSNIEDLLNSKGLVALQSLLKKKDPEYYNQIELSNPRRLTRALEVIETSGKPYSNFLNQTKPKRSYNSIKIGLDAPREVIYKRIEKRVDEMIANGLLEEAKSLYPYKHLNALQTVGYKELFAHFEGKATLAEAISEIKKNTRRFAKRQLTWFKKDPQIKWFHYETPREDIINHIK, from the coding sequence ATGAAGACTGAAGAATCCATCTTGATTTGTATTGTTGGTCCAACGGCCATCGGGAAAACCAATTTAAGCATTGAGTTAGCTAACTATTTTTCTACTGAAATTTTATCTGCAGACTCTAGACAGTTTTTTAAAGAAATGGAAATTGGCACAGGAGTCCCCAGTCAAAATGAGCTTTCTCAAGCAAAGCACCGTTTCATTCAACATATTTCAATTAAAAGGGATTATAATGTTGGAGAATTTGAAAAAGAGGCCACAGAGGTCTTAGATACTATTTTCAAAACGCATTCCAAGGCTATCCTAGTTGGGGGAAGTGGTCTATATCAAAAAGCAATAACCGAAGGTCTTGACATCTTTCCAGAAATTCCTTTAGAGATAAGATCAAATATCGAAGATCTTCTCAACTCTAAGGGATTAGTCGCGCTACAGAGCTTGTTAAAGAAAAAAGACCCTGAATATTACAATCAGATTGAATTGAGCAATCCAAGACGGCTTACAAGAGCACTTGAAGTTATAGAAACCTCTGGGAAGCCTTACTCAAATTTTCTTAACCAAACCAAACCAAAACGGAGTTATAATAGTATTAAAATAGGTTTGGATGCCCCGCGAGAAGTCATTTACAAAAGAATTGAAAAACGCGTAGATGAAATGATTGCAAACGGGCTTTTAGAAGAAGCAAAATCTCTATATCCCTACAAACACTTAAACGCTTTACAAACCGTAGGCTATAAAGAATTATTTGCCCATTTTGAAGGTAAAGCAACATTAGCTGAAGCCATTTCTGAAATTAAAAAGAATACACGAAGATTTGCCAAAAGACAATTGACATGGTTTAAAAAAGATCCTCAAATTAAGTGGTTTCATTACGAGACTCCTAGAGAAGACATCATCAACCATATCAAATAA